One genomic region from Salmonirosea aquatica encodes:
- a CDS encoding VOC family protein gives MNLNQITIPSLNMEKYILFYQELGLKFIVKSLPHYARFKCQAGNSTFSLYQVDQLPMGNGIIIYFKCDNLDHYVNELLGKGFEFEELPNYKNWLWHEAHTKDLDENHLILYYAGENRLNSP, from the coding sequence ATGAATTTAAATCAAATTACAATACCGTCATTAAATATGGAAAAGTACATTCTGTTTTATCAGGAACTAGGATTAAAATTCATCGTAAAATCTCTGCCTCACTATGCCAGATTTAAATGCCAGGCCGGAAATTCAACATTTTCTCTATACCAAGTAGACCAACTTCCAATGGGAAACGGAATAATCATCTATTTTAAGTGTGACAATCTTGACCATTATGTGAACGAGCTTTTAGGTAAAGGATTTGAATTTGAAGAATTGCCTAACTATAAAAATTGGTTATGGCATGAAGCACATACGAAAGACCTTGATGAAAACCATTTAATTTTATACTATGCAGGCGAAAACAGGCTAAACTCACCCTAA
- a CDS encoding type II toxin-antitoxin system Phd/YefM family antitoxin codes for MDTDGINSVTAQEMRNQLSDLLNRASYLKEPTLVTRQNKAVAVLISVEDWEQYTRLKKASEIPDAGSADHAGGEG; via the coding sequence ATGGACACTGACGGAATAAACAGCGTGACCGCACAAGAGATGCGAAACCAACTCTCGGATCTGCTCAACCGCGCGTCTTACCTCAAGGAGCCGACCCTGGTCACCCGGCAGAATAAGGCAGTAGCCGTGCTGATTTCGGTCGAGGACTGGGAGCAGTACACCCGATTGAAAAAGGCGAGCGAAATACCGGATGCTGGAAGTGCCGACCATGCCGGAGGCGAAGGGTGA
- a CDS encoding recombinase family protein: MEHQNDQTKYVAYYRVSTLRQGASGLGLGAQRTGVESFTRGRGQILAEYTDVESGKRDDRPELMRAIARCKSEGAVLLIAKLDRLTRNVAFIFTLRDSGAPFVCADMPEANTLTIGVMATMAQHEREVISERTKKALAEKKKQGFVLGRPENLTPGAIEKGRGVRQQNARADENNRRAAALANSMRQAGQSWTAIAAALNDYGFRTRRGKEFRPVQVQRVVALFV; this comes from the coding sequence GTGGAACACCAGAACGACCAGACCAAGTACGTCGCCTACTACCGCGTCTCGACGCTCCGCCAGGGCGCGTCCGGTTTGGGCCTGGGCGCCCAGCGCACCGGTGTCGAGTCCTTCACCCGCGGCCGCGGGCAGATCCTGGCGGAGTACACCGACGTCGAGTCGGGCAAGCGCGACGACCGCCCCGAGCTGATGCGGGCCATCGCCCGCTGCAAGTCCGAGGGAGCCGTGCTGCTGATCGCCAAGCTCGACCGGCTGACGCGCAACGTGGCCTTCATCTTCACGCTGCGTGACTCGGGCGCCCCGTTCGTGTGCGCCGACATGCCCGAGGCGAACACACTGACGATTGGGGTCATGGCCACCATGGCGCAGCACGAGCGGGAGGTGATCTCCGAAAGGACCAAGAAGGCGCTGGCCGAGAAGAAGAAGCAGGGGTTCGTGCTGGGTCGGCCGGAGAACCTGACGCCGGGGGCGATTGAGAAGGGGAGGGGAGTGCGACAGCAGAACGCCCGCGCGGACGAGAACAACCGCCGGGCGGCGGCCCTGGCCAATTCGATGCGGCAGGCGGGGCAGAGCTGGACAGCCATCGCCGCCGCGCTGAATGACTACGGGTTCCGCACCAGGCGCGGTAAGGAGTTCCGGCCCGTGCAGGTGCAGCGCGTGGTGGCGCTCTTCGTCTGA
- a CDS encoding alpha/beta fold hydrolase, giving the protein MPTLTIKDGTQLYYKDWGTGQPLVFHHGWPLSSDDWDAQMIFFLLQGYRVVAHDRRGHGRSTQTTDGHDIDTYASDAAQLAEFLDLKDAIHIGHSTGGGEVTRYVAKYGNGRVAKAVLISAITPLMVANESNPDGVPMSVFDEIREGTATRRPQYFNEFTTAFYGFNRPGATAMQGVQDNWWRQGMMGGINAHYHGIKAFSETDLTEDLKNIDVPVLIMHGEDDQIVPIGITAHKAIKLLKNGKLITYPGFPHGMPTTEAATINADLLTFVQS; this is encoded by the coding sequence ATGCCGACGCTAACCATTAAAGACGGTACCCAACTTTACTATAAGGATTGGGGAACAGGACAACCCCTAGTGTTTCATCACGGATGGCCGTTGTCCAGCGACGACTGGGATGCCCAGATGATATTTTTCCTGCTGCAGGGTTACCGGGTAGTGGCCCACGATCGCCGGGGTCACGGTCGCTCCACCCAAACGACGGATGGTCACGATATCGACACCTACGCATCAGACGCCGCTCAACTGGCCGAGTTCCTGGACTTGAAAGATGCGATTCACATCGGTCATTCTACCGGAGGGGGGGAAGTGACACGTTACGTAGCTAAGTACGGCAATGGACGGGTGGCCAAAGCAGTCCTGATCAGTGCGATTACCCCACTCATGGTCGCTAACGAGTCAAACCCCGACGGTGTGCCCATGTCGGTATTTGATGAGATTCGGGAAGGAACCGCTACCCGGCGTCCGCAGTATTTCAACGAATTCACCACGGCTTTCTATGGCTTCAACCGTCCAGGGGCTACCGCTATGCAGGGCGTACAGGATAACTGGTGGCGGCAGGGCATGATGGGGGGAATAAATGCCCACTATCACGGTATCAAGGCCTTTTCGGAAACAGATCTTACGGAAGACCTGAAAAACATTGACGTGCCGGTTCTGATCATGCACGGAGAAGACGACCAGATCGTTCCCATCGGGATTACAGCCCATAAGGCGATCAAGCTTCTCAAAAACGGGAAATTGATCACGTACCCCGGCTTTCCGCATGGCATGCCTACCACCGAGGCTGCTACGATCAATGCTGACCTACTGACTTTTGTCCAATCGTAA
- a CDS encoding ring-cleaving dioxygenase: MNQSILGLHHITAIANNAQRNVDFYTQVLGLRMVKKTVNFDDPTTYHFYYGNEEGTPGTILTFFPWEGIGQGHNGTGMATEIGYSVPADSLGNWVERFREAGVTMGEQADRFGENYLPFKDPDGLEFALMVPRQADGRPAWETGEEKQDMATRGFHSVTLTLQKIDATAKVLTDIFGYRLLGQEGNRYRFQTDSVAEAAIVDLLEVPDGQAGRNAGGTNHHVAFRVANESVQMEFREKILSGGLQITPKIDRDYFFSLYFREPGGVLFEIATDNPGFTVDEPLAELGSHLKLPKQYEASRSRIEKALPVLKTI, encoded by the coding sequence ATGAACCAATCAATTTTAGGCCTCCACCACATCACGGCCATTGCCAACAACGCGCAGCGTAACGTTGATTTCTATACCCAAGTGCTGGGGCTGCGCATGGTTAAAAAGACGGTCAATTTCGATGATCCAACTACCTACCATTTTTATTATGGGAACGAAGAAGGTACCCCCGGTACAATCCTGACCTTTTTTCCCTGGGAAGGCATTGGCCAGGGACACAACGGTACCGGTATGGCTACCGAGATCGGATATTCGGTTCCGGCGGATAGTCTGGGAAACTGGGTGGAGCGATTCCGGGAAGCGGGTGTAACAATGGGCGAACAGGCGGACCGATTCGGAGAAAACTACCTACCCTTCAAGGATCCTGACGGTCTGGAATTTGCCCTGATGGTACCCAGGCAAGCCGACGGCCGTCCCGCCTGGGAAACCGGAGAGGAGAAGCAGGACATGGCTACCCGGGGGTTTCACAGCGTCACCCTGACATTACAGAAAATAGACGCTACGGCGAAGGTACTCACCGACATTTTTGGCTACCGGCTGCTGGGGCAGGAAGGGAATCGCTACCGGTTTCAGACGGATAGCGTGGCCGAGGCTGCGATTGTCGACCTGCTGGAAGTACCGGACGGGCAGGCGGGGCGCAATGCCGGTGGCACAAATCACCATGTTGCTTTCCGGGTAGCCAACGAGAGCGTTCAGATGGAATTCCGGGAAAAGATCCTGTCCGGCGGATTACAGATTACTCCCAAGATCGACCGCGACTATTTTTTTTCACTGTATTTTCGTGAACCCGGGGGCGTACTCTTTGAGATTGCAACCGACAACCCGGGATTTACGGTGGATGAGCCGCTGGCCGAACTTGGGAGCCATCTCAAACTACCTAAACAGTATGAAGCCTCGCGAAGCCGCATAGAAAAGGCGCTCCCGGTACTGAAAACCATATAA
- a CDS encoding GNAT family N-acetyltransferase — MTNVETKLDQNGKGAFKLYEDKTELGEMVVRVNDGKLTVYHTEVVPEEEGKGNASQLLKAVVDYARAQHLQVVPLCAYVHAQFRHHPEQYADVWTESAN, encoded by the coding sequence ATGACCAACGTTGAAACAAAGCTGGACCAGAATGGCAAAGGAGCGTTCAAACTGTACGAGGATAAGACAGAACTGGGTGAAATGGTTGTCCGTGTCAATGACGGTAAACTGACCGTCTACCACACGGAGGTCGTACCGGAGGAAGAGGGCAAGGGGAACGCGAGTCAGTTACTGAAAGCTGTGGTCGATTACGCCCGCGCGCAACACCTTCAGGTGGTACCCCTGTGCGCGTACGTTCATGCCCAGTTTCGGCATCATCCTGAGCAGTATGCCGATGTATGGACAGAATCAGCTAATTGA
- a CDS encoding alpha/beta hydrolase: protein MHPERIVTGGQPLTTATKVLLMLHGRGGNAQDILSLAQQLDVDDFALLAPQATGHSWYPYSFLAPQAQNQPALSSALAMLGGLLQKLEAQGISRKSIYLLGFSQGACLTLEFAAQNADRYGGIVAFTGGLIGNQLDPGKYHGDFAGTPVFIGTSDPDFHVPVERVQASTALLKSLGASVTEKIYPNRGHTISQDEIDLANTLIFKA, encoded by the coding sequence ATGCATCCAGAACGTATCGTCACGGGAGGGCAACCGCTCACAACGGCAACAAAAGTATTACTGATGCTTCATGGGCGGGGTGGCAATGCTCAGGATATTCTGTCGCTGGCGCAGCAGCTCGATGTGGATGACTTTGCGCTGCTGGCGCCACAAGCCACTGGCCACAGTTGGTACCCATACTCGTTTCTGGCACCACAGGCCCAGAACCAACCGGCCTTATCCTCTGCCCTGGCGATGCTTGGCGGCCTGCTGCAAAAACTGGAAGCGCAAGGTATCAGCCGAAAAAGTATCTATCTGCTGGGCTTCTCACAGGGAGCCTGCCTGACGCTGGAGTTTGCGGCCCAGAACGCGGATCGCTACGGAGGGATTGTGGCTTTCACGGGTGGCTTAATCGGCAATCAACTCGATCCGGGAAAGTACCATGGGGATTTTGCGGGTACGCCTGTTTTCATTGGTACCAGCGACCCCGACTTCCACGTGCCCGTCGAACGGGTACAGGCTTCGACGGCTTTGCTGAAAAGCCTGGGGGCATCCGTTACGGAAAAAATATATCCAAATCGGGGGCATACCATCAGTCAGGATGAAATTGACCTAGCCAATACCCTCATTTTTAAAGCATAA
- a CDS encoding Dps family protein yields MKTTLGISAENREIVAHDLAKLLADEFVLYTKTLNAHWNLEGMDFHSVHLYFEELYKQSAEIVDGVAERIRQLDHYAPATLKNFLQLTHLTEQDGGGNDSRSLTAKLLSDHESIIEFIRGTIGEFQEAHHDAGTSDYVTGLMETHEKIAWMLRAHLK; encoded by the coding sequence ATGAAAACTACCCTGGGCATATCCGCCGAAAACCGCGAAATTGTGGCGCATGATCTGGCAAAGCTACTGGCCGATGAATTTGTGCTTTACACCAAAACGCTCAACGCCCATTGGAATCTGGAAGGCATGGATTTCCATTCCGTTCATCTCTATTTTGAAGAGCTGTACAAGCAGTCGGCCGAGATCGTCGACGGCGTAGCCGAACGAATCCGACAATTGGATCATTACGCTCCGGCCACTCTGAAAAATTTCCTGCAACTCACCCACCTGACTGAACAGGATGGGGGCGGAAACGATAGCCGGAGCCTGACCGCCAAACTACTGAGCGACCACGAAAGTATTATCGAGTTTATCCGGGGTACCATCGGTGAATTTCAGGAAGCTCACCACGACGCCGGTACGAGCGACTACGTGACGGGCCTGATGGAAACCCACGAAAAAATTGCCTGGATGCTGCGCGCGCATTTGAAGTAA
- a CDS encoding quinone oxidoreductase family protein, whose protein sequence is MKAAVLHQLGEVPRYEDFPDPIPEKGQLLIHMKAAAIKNLDKARASGRHYASHRELPVVVGIDGVGLLEDGRRVYTTGLSGMIAEKALIWPASALPIPEELSDATAAALPNAVMGAALALLHRAGLKAGMVVLVNGATGVTGRLAVQLARFYGASRIIATGRNTESLEKLKTLGADEVISLRQDDEQISHQLKALHTATPIDVVIDYLWGRPMEVLLKTLTGSSVSHFSHPVRIVTVGSMAGESISLSSGSLRSSAIELLGSGLGSLSPEAFRQMNTEILPNLFKLAASGKLEFETEVRPLSDVAAAWEEEIAPGQRLVIQIS, encoded by the coding sequence ATGAAAGCCGCCGTACTACATCAACTGGGAGAGGTACCCCGCTACGAGGATTTTCCCGACCCGATCCCCGAGAAAGGTCAGCTGCTGATCCACATGAAAGCGGCGGCAATAAAAAACCTCGACAAAGCCAGGGCCAGTGGCAGGCATTACGCCAGTCACCGGGAACTACCCGTTGTTGTGGGGATAGATGGGGTGGGCCTGCTGGAAGACGGTCGGCGTGTATACACCACCGGCCTGTCCGGGATGATCGCAGAAAAGGCCCTAATTTGGCCCGCCAGTGCGCTACCAATTCCCGAAGAGCTTTCCGATGCTACGGCTGCCGCGCTGCCTAATGCCGTTATGGGCGCGGCACTAGCCCTGCTGCACCGGGCCGGGCTCAAAGCCGGGATGGTGGTACTCGTCAATGGCGCTACCGGGGTTACGGGGCGTCTGGCCGTGCAACTGGCCCGCTTCTACGGGGCAAGTCGGATCATAGCTACGGGTAGGAACACGGAATCATTGGAAAAATTGAAAACACTGGGGGCCGACGAGGTTATTTCGCTGCGGCAGGACGACGAGCAGATTAGCCATCAGCTTAAAGCCTTGCATACGGCCACACCCATTGATGTGGTGATCGATTATCTGTGGGGGCGGCCGATGGAAGTACTGTTAAAGACGCTGACGGGTTCGAGCGTCAGTCATTTTTCCCACCCGGTCAGGATCGTTACCGTAGGCAGCATGGCGGGCGAGAGCATCAGCCTTTCATCAGGCAGCCTGCGTAGTTCGGCAATCGAGTTGTTGGGGTCGGGCCTGGGGAGTCTGTCGCCGGAGGCATTCCGGCAGATGAACACCGAAATTCTCCCCAATTTGTTCAAGCTGGCGGCATCAGGGAAGCTGGAATTTGAAACGGAAGTCAGGCCTCTATCTGACGTGGCAGCGGCCTGGGAAGAGGAAATAGCGCCTGGTCAGCGCCTGGTCATTCAAATTTCCTAA
- a CDS encoding pirin family protein, translated as MKTKIFAAEQRGQKNIGWLISNFTFSFSSYYDPERAGFGLLRTFNDDYVKPEGGFGIHSHVNMEIISILLQGKMNHKDSLGYSEVVEADWVQIMSAGSGLRHEEYNVGDEDVNFLQIWIEPKQQNISPRYQRRSFPAEKRKNQLTTVVSYEEGQAHCWINQNARLMLGYFDADQSVTHSFRPLNMALFLFAIEGTLCVGDQTLNRRDGLGIWDTSELTIDCTTDARFLLMEVPINH; from the coding sequence ATGAAAACAAAAATCTTTGCCGCTGAACAGCGGGGCCAGAAAAACATCGGCTGGCTAATTAGCAACTTTACGTTTAGTTTCTCGTCCTACTATGACCCTGAGCGGGCGGGTTTCGGGCTACTACGAACCTTCAACGACGACTACGTCAAACCCGAGGGTGGCTTTGGTATCCACTCACACGTAAATATGGAAATCATCTCGATTCTGTTGCAGGGAAAGATGAACCACAAAGACAGTTTGGGGTATAGCGAAGTTGTAGAGGCAGACTGGGTTCAGATCATGAGTGCCGGTAGCGGCCTGCGTCACGAGGAGTACAACGTCGGCGATGAAGATGTCAATTTCCTACAAATCTGGATCGAGCCTAAGCAACAAAACATTTCTCCCCGTTACCAGCGGCGATCTTTTCCGGCCGAAAAGCGCAAAAATCAGCTGACTACCGTTGTCAGTTACGAAGAAGGTCAGGCACACTGCTGGATCAACCAGAACGCCCGCTTGATGCTAGGATACTTCGACGCGGACCAATCGGTCACACATTCGTTTCGGCCCCTCAACATGGCCCTGTTTCTGTTTGCCATCGAGGGTACTTTGTGCGTGGGCGATCAAACCCTCAACCGGCGTGATGGGCTGGGTATCTGGGATACCAGTGAGCTGACAATCGACTGCACGACCGACGCCCGTTTTCTGCTGATGGAAGTACCCATCAATCACTAA
- a CDS encoding DUF5996 family protein: MATKEITTERWPALPYAEWRQTLETLHLWTQIVGKIRLRQTPWINHSWHVSLYVTPTGLTTGSIPYDLGLFQIDFDFLAHQLAIKTSTGERVNIGLYPRSVANFYTEVLDTFRQLGIDITIHGAPNELPIAIPFAEDQVHQSYDAEMVERFWQAIVSMYSVFVRFRAGYTGKCSPVHFFWGSFDLAVTRFSGRRAPLHPGGAPNLSARVMQEAYSHEVSSAGFWPGNAQFPEAAFYSYCYPTPPDFGQQPVEPAGAYFHPEMGEFILPYEVVRQSAEPEQALLTFLQTTYDAAVSTAHWNRAELDCDLSSYEYP, from the coding sequence ATGGCAACAAAAGAGATTACAACGGAACGCTGGCCCGCGCTGCCCTACGCCGAGTGGAGGCAAACGCTTGAAACCCTGCATCTCTGGACACAGATCGTCGGCAAAATCCGGCTCCGGCAAACTCCCTGGATCAATCATTCCTGGCACGTATCGCTTTATGTAACGCCAACTGGGCTTACGACCGGCAGCATTCCCTATGACCTGGGTTTATTCCAAATTGATTTCGACTTTCTGGCTCACCAATTGGCGATCAAAACCAGTACTGGCGAACGGGTCAACATCGGCCTGTACCCTCGGTCCGTTGCCAATTTTTACACAGAAGTACTTGACACATTCCGGCAGTTGGGAATTGATATCACGATTCATGGTGCGCCCAATGAACTACCCATTGCTATTCCCTTTGCCGAGGACCAGGTACACCAATCCTACGATGCCGAAATGGTCGAACGCTTCTGGCAGGCCATTGTGAGTATGTACTCCGTATTTGTGCGGTTTCGGGCGGGCTATACCGGCAAATGCAGTCCAGTGCACTTTTTCTGGGGTAGTTTTGATCTGGCGGTTACCCGCTTTTCGGGGCGCCGGGCACCGCTCCATCCGGGTGGAGCCCCCAACCTGTCGGCTCGGGTCATGCAGGAAGCCTACTCGCACGAGGTAAGTTCGGCAGGTTTCTGGCCCGGCAACGCCCAATTTCCGGAGGCAGCGTTTTATTCCTACTGCTATCCTACCCCACCGGATTTTGGGCAGCAGCCGGTCGAGCCGGCCGGTGCTTACTTTCACCCCGAAATGGGAGAATTTATTCTGCCCTATGAGGTAGTGCGCCAGTCGGCTGAGCCGGAGCAGGCACTGCTGACATTTCTGCAAACTACCTACGATGCCGCCGTGTCGACTGCCCACTGGAACCGGGCCGAATTGGATTGCGACCTGAGTAGCTACGAATACCCATAA
- a CDS encoding antibiotic biosynthesis monooxygenase encodes MDSSISINAESAVTTIIIQRPYKQQVQAYENWLREIVPLAQAASGHRGVNIIRPHGMSDEYTIVLHFDSEANLRQWLESDTRKRLIDKVRPILNDDEKVDIKTGLEFWFTPPQDPPAAPRYKQFLITLSAIFPLAFLIPPFLAPLIKYFPFLTIPLIKAFITSLIIVGLMTFVIMPRYVRLVARWLYKS; translated from the coding sequence ATGGATTCCAGCATTTCAATTAACGCCGAAAGTGCCGTTACCACCATTATTATCCAACGTCCTTATAAACAGCAAGTTCAAGCGTATGAAAACTGGTTGCGGGAAATTGTACCGTTAGCCCAGGCGGCCTCGGGCCACCGGGGAGTAAACATTATTCGCCCGCATGGGATGAGCGATGAGTACACGATTGTGTTGCATTTTGATTCAGAGGCCAATCTGCGTCAATGGCTGGAATCCGACACGCGGAAGCGATTGATCGACAAAGTACGCCCCATCTTGAATGACGACGAAAAGGTTGATATCAAGACGGGCCTGGAATTCTGGTTTACTCCGCCCCAGGACCCGCCAGCCGCCCCTCGTTACAAGCAATTTTTGATTACGTTGTCGGCTATTTTCCCATTGGCGTTTCTGATTCCGCCCTTTCTCGCACCGCTGATAAAGTACTTTCCCTTCCTGACCATTCCGTTGATTAAAGCATTCATCACCAGCCTGATTATCGTTGGCCTGATGACGTTTGTCATTATGCCACGCTACGTTCGGCTCGTGGCCCGCTGGCTATACAAATCGTGA
- a CDS encoding histidine kinase dimerization/phosphoacceptor domain -containing protein codes for MLSGTCEFLCRRLDKRRTFYGFRLLVMLFALGMHSPEVCAQNINRQQVNSLLAELETSRPDDKRLSILLELGKFHIYKPGESKVDLDSSRMYLVQAKKLSDSLQLVTRQHETQTLLIVADLEGGKTATGQSRFAALIADCQRSGDQEGEAIARYRFGIWLRNYAPDSARVLTNFRQVAAIYRTLHRPIDEINALKEVAVTHLYEGKLVLAESELLDVLSRYKAINYPKLHYTYNLLSMIGRQKGNLNEGLRYGLLCIESMKRTADTVSAAAFYGDLAQIYDIAGNHPKAIEWYEKSFAAWRQERLPNFALYHTAGIIAKELITQQKPEEALRFFQNLVKEIPTNTIIQKGCVAQNLAYCYNAQKKYGLAERYYQEALYWYEQNKLDFEGSLRIRQELGTFYVKQKRYKEAGYYLTKALTILPEKNALSTLRDIHFMLFKVDSAQGNYLSAISHFDLYKTFNDSLFNESRSKQLTQLQFQYDTRAKEQNIALLTQQSELQQSALERAETTRNAMLIGAVLLVGLLGVSYNRYRLKQRSNQLLETKQLEINQKNQSLQEMLTEKEWMLKEIHHRVKNNLQIITSLLNAQADYLHDTTALAAIRESQNRVQAMALIHQKLYQSDHLSTVDMAEYINEVVNYLLESFNCQLSIQTVLNVVPLQIDVNLAIPLGLIINEAITNSLKYAFPQPMYSAENPGVIYITLRSEGEHICQLLIQDNGVGLPAGFDPNETSTLGLTMIQGLSRQIGGKLHIERESGVGIRLNFSPNQKIE; via the coding sequence ATGCTGTCAGGTACATGTGAATTTCTTTGTCGACGGTTAGACAAACGGCGGACCTTTTACGGCTTTCGGCTACTGGTCATGTTGTTCGCTTTGGGAATGCACTCCCCGGAAGTATGCGCACAGAATATAAATCGGCAACAGGTAAATAGTCTGCTCGCTGAGTTAGAAACCAGCCGACCCGATGATAAAAGACTTTCCATTTTACTCGAATTAGGTAAATTTCACATTTATAAACCCGGAGAATCCAAGGTTGACCTGGACAGTAGCCGGATGTACCTCGTTCAGGCTAAAAAACTGAGCGACTCGCTGCAATTAGTCACTCGCCAGCATGAGACTCAGACCCTGCTGATTGTCGCCGATCTGGAAGGTGGCAAAACAGCCACCGGACAATCTCGTTTTGCGGCTTTGATTGCCGATTGCCAGCGTTCAGGTGATCAGGAGGGCGAAGCCATTGCACGCTACCGTTTCGGCATCTGGCTACGCAATTATGCTCCTGACTCTGCCCGAGTCCTCACAAATTTTCGCCAGGTAGCCGCAATTTACCGGACGTTGCACAGGCCGATAGACGAAATCAATGCGCTAAAAGAAGTTGCCGTTACGCATCTGTACGAGGGTAAGCTGGTACTTGCCGAGTCGGAACTACTAGACGTTCTCAGTCGCTACAAAGCGATAAACTACCCAAAACTTCATTACACCTACAATCTGCTATCCATGATTGGCCGACAAAAAGGGAATTTGAATGAGGGTTTAAGGTATGGATTACTTTGTATAGAAAGTATGAAAAGAACGGCCGACACCGTTTCGGCAGCGGCTTTTTATGGCGATCTCGCTCAGATCTATGACATAGCTGGTAATCACCCGAAAGCGATCGAATGGTACGAGAAGTCGTTTGCAGCCTGGCGTCAGGAGCGACTACCCAATTTTGCCTTGTACCATACAGCGGGTATCATTGCCAAGGAACTCATAACACAACAAAAACCAGAGGAAGCGCTCCGTTTTTTTCAAAATCTGGTCAAAGAAATTCCGACGAATACGATTATTCAGAAAGGTTGTGTAGCGCAGAATCTGGCGTACTGCTACAATGCCCAGAAAAAGTACGGACTGGCCGAACGCTACTATCAGGAAGCGCTGTACTGGTACGAGCAAAATAAGCTCGATTTTGAAGGGTCACTGCGAATCAGGCAGGAATTGGGTACGTTTTATGTCAAGCAAAAGCGATACAAGGAAGCAGGTTATTATTTAACGAAAGCGCTGACTATTCTCCCCGAGAAAAATGCCTTATCTACGTTGAGAGATATTCATTTTATGCTGTTTAAGGTAGATTCAGCCCAAGGAAACTACTTATCAGCCATTAGTCATTTTGACCTATATAAGACCTTTAACGATTCCCTCTTCAACGAATCCAGAAGCAAACAGTTGACTCAGTTGCAGTTTCAGTACGATACCCGAGCGAAGGAGCAAAACATCGCACTTTTGACCCAGCAAAGTGAACTCCAGCAATCGGCGCTTGAGCGGGCCGAAACAACGCGAAATGCGATGCTGATCGGTGCGGTTTTGCTGGTGGGACTTTTGGGAGTAAGCTACAACCGCTATCGGCTCAAACAACGCAGCAACCAATTGCTGGAAACCAAACAACTCGAAATCAACCAAAAAAACCAATCGCTCCAGGAGATGCTGACGGAGAAGGAATGGATGCTCAAAGAGATTCATCATCGGGTAAAAAACAATTTGCAGATCATTACCAGTCTGTTGAATGCTCAGGCTGACTACCTCCACGATACTACCGCGCTGGCCGCTATTCGGGAAAGCCAGAATCGAGTCCAGGCGATGGCTCTTATTCACCAGAAGCTGTATCAGTCCGATCACCTTTCCACGGTCGATATGGCCGAATATATCAACGAAGTAGTAAACTACCTGCTGGAATCATTTAACTGCCAGCTATCCATTCAGACGGTTCTGAATGTGGTACCTCTCCAGATCGACGTCAACCTGGCGATACCCCTTGGTTTGATTATCAACGAGGCTATAACCAATTCGCTAAAATATGCTTTTCCCCAACCGATGTATAGTGCGGAAAATCCTGGAGTCATCTATATCACCCTCAGGTCAGAAGGTGAACATATTTGCCAGCTTCTTATCCAGGATAACGGAGTAGGCCTGCCAGCCGGGTTCGACCCAAACGAAACGAGTACCCTGGGGCTGACGATGATCCAGGGGCTAAGCCGCCAGATCGGGGGAAAATTACACATTGAACGAGAATCGGGGGTAGGTATACGGTTGAATTTTAGCCCCAACCAAAAAATAGAATAG